A single Ketogulonicigenium vulgare WSH-001 DNA region contains:
- a CDS encoding metallochaperone AztD codes for MFKYLATASAIAMATTAFAQEHDHDHDHHDEDVTLYRVFVGDHAGGSVTALDLADPDHRWQFDTTGQVKLFGVAGGATVAAVQSDDNAVHFFSSGISFEDHGDHADIAVSDPAAIDTVLTGPRPFHVVDHGGSVIINYDQGGYAELIDAHHLSHGEVELTTFTQSQAHHGFVALLGGNLLSTVASDVVDAPRLGLQAFNADGTPAGELATCTAIHGEAFSGAYLAAGCREGVLTATASADGVTYNMLPYEADLPAGNTTGTLLGSTGIQVFLGNYGANGLVVVDPVDAPHFRYIELPFRRVDFALDPVHPANGYVLTEDGTLHQVNLLEAALTGSVKVTEPYSMDGHWNDARPRLAMAGDEVIITDPNAGLLRRIDTDTLRETGTIAVEGAPYNIAVVGGSGIDH; via the coding sequence ATGTTCAAATACCTCGCCACCGCGAGCGCCATTGCCATGGCCACCACCGCCTTTGCGCAAGAGCATGATCACGACCATGACCACCACGACGAAGATGTGACGCTGTACCGTGTCTTTGTCGGCGACCACGCAGGTGGCAGCGTGACCGCCCTTGATCTGGCCGATCCGGACCACCGCTGGCAGTTCGACACCACTGGCCAAGTGAAACTGTTCGGCGTCGCAGGCGGCGCGACGGTTGCCGCCGTGCAATCGGACGACAATGCCGTGCATTTTTTCAGCAGCGGCATCAGTTTTGAGGATCACGGCGACCATGCCGATATCGCCGTCAGCGATCCGGCCGCCATCGACACCGTTCTGACCGGCCCCCGCCCCTTCCACGTGGTGGATCACGGCGGCAGCGTCATTATCAACTATGACCAGGGCGGCTATGCCGAGCTGATCGACGCGCATCACCTGTCGCATGGCGAGGTCGAGCTGACCACCTTTACCCAATCGCAGGCGCATCACGGCTTTGTTGCGCTGCTGGGGGGCAATCTACTGTCGACGGTTGCCTCGGATGTCGTGGATGCGCCCCGTTTGGGCCTGCAAGCGTTCAACGCCGATGGCACGCCTGCGGGTGAGCTGGCCACCTGCACGGCGATCCATGGCGAGGCATTTTCAGGCGCTTATCTGGCCGCTGGCTGCCGCGAAGGTGTGCTGACAGCAACCGCCAGCGCCGATGGCGTCACCTATAACATGCTGCCGTATGAGGCTGATCTGCCTGCAGGCAACACCACCGGCACGTTACTGGGTTCGACCGGCATTCAGGTTTTCCTTGGCAATTATGGCGCAAACGGCCTGGTTGTCGTCGATCCGGTCGATGCGCCGCATTTCCGCTATATCGAACTGCCCTTCCGCCGCGTGGATTTCGCCCTTGACCCCGTCCATCCCGCCAATGGCTATGTGCTGACCGAGGATGGCACTCTGCACCAAGTGAACCTGCTGGAAGCCGCGCTGACCGGCAGCGTGAAAGTCACCGAACCCTATTCGATGGACGGCCACTGGAACGACGCCCGCCCGCGTCTGGCAATGGCCGGGGATGAGGTCATCATCACCGACCCGAATGCGGGCCTGTTGCGCCGCATCGACACTGACACGCTGCGTGAAACCGGCACCATCGCGGTCGAGGGTGCGCCCTATAACATCGCTGTCGTCGGCGGCAGCGGCATCGATCACTAA
- the aztC gene encoding zinc ABC transporter substrate-binding protein AztC has protein sequence MTSTQAAPLQVVATFSIIGDMAGEVGGDLVDLKTLVAPDADAHVYEPRPADAMAIARADVVLTNGLEFEGFLSRLIAASGTDASIIALTDGLPTMEEPGGGHYHYVNGEAIFHAGAHDPHVWQSVENAKGYVANISAAFCAADADNCTQYQANAADYSARLDTLDAQIRASIDALPADRRTVVVAHNAFRYFEAAYGVTFLSPQGVSTEGEAAAADVAGLIREIRAANAGAIFGENISDTRLLERIGEETGLTLSGTLYSDALSGADGPAPTYIAMMRHNTSAITAALTAE, from the coding sequence GTGACCAGCACACAGGCTGCGCCGCTGCAAGTCGTCGCGACCTTTTCGATTATCGGCGATATGGCAGGCGAAGTTGGCGGCGATCTTGTCGATCTGAAAACGCTGGTCGCCCCCGACGCTGATGCCCATGTCTACGAGCCCCGCCCCGCCGATGCGATGGCAATCGCGCGCGCGGATGTCGTGCTGACAAACGGGCTGGAATTCGAAGGGTTCCTGTCGCGCCTGATCGCGGCAAGCGGCACCGATGCCAGCATCATCGCCCTAACAGACGGCCTGCCGACGATGGAGGAGCCGGGCGGCGGCCATTACCATTATGTCAACGGCGAGGCGATTTTCCACGCGGGCGCGCATGACCCCCATGTCTGGCAATCGGTTGAAAACGCCAAAGGATATGTTGCCAATATCAGCGCGGCCTTTTGCGCGGCCGATGCCGATAATTGCACGCAATATCAAGCGAATGCAGCCGATTACAGCGCGCGCCTCGATACGCTGGACGCGCAAATCCGCGCCAGCATCGACGCCCTGCCCGCAGATCGCCGCACTGTCGTCGTCGCCCATAACGCCTTTCGCTATTTCGAGGCCGCCTATGGCGTCACCTTCCTGTCGCCGCAGGGCGTCTCGACCGAGGGCGAGGCGGCCGCCGCCGATGTCGCCGGCCTGATCCGCGAGATCCGCGCCGCCAATGCCGGCGCGATCTTTGGCGAGAACATCAGTGACACCCGTCTGCTGGAACGGATCGGCGAGGAGACCGGCCTGACGCTGTCCGGCACGCTCTATTCCGACGCGCTGTCCGGCGCGGACGGCCCTGCCCCCACCTACATCGCCATGATGCGCCACAATACCAGCGCCATCACAGCCGCACTCACCGCCGAATAA
- a CDS encoding amidase has protein sequence MAHPVTDTVTDPADLTATQARAMISRRQLSPVELAEACITRTNAVNHAVNALVAWDFDRLLDEARAAEAALTSGAPLGAVHGLPFGVKDMIDVAGLPTTFGSTIYRDNVATKDSAIVAQMRAAGGGVLGKTNNPEFSAGGNTRNAVYGVTANPFDLTKTCAGSSGGSAVALAVGMAPLCTGSDTGGSLRNPAAFCGVVGFRPSPGVVPGTTRGPALIPLPTSGPMGRTVADVGLMLSVMATPDRSDPYTFVTDGKTPWNPADFTRLPRVDLGRLKVAMTEDYGFSLTQNVVREAFRARCEALAPQFGQLDAATPDCTNADRIFAVLRAVMMLSGHATNMANHADQMGPNVTDNWNEGLSYSAQDVAQALSMQGAYYRNWQLFFEDYDYVISPAVTVSPFDWRDLYPQDIDGVKTQSYYHWLSQAYASTIAGHPSISLPLGRDALGLPFGFQIVGRRGDDLGVLAVAAEIEALFAGDATFGRPKADIEMLKAAPPLSQQDGFLGFA, from the coding sequence ATGGCACATCCCGTCACCGATACTGTGACCGACCCCGCAGACCTGACCGCAACCCAGGCGCGCGCCATGATCTCGCGCCGCCAGCTTTCGCCGGTTGAGCTGGCCGAGGCCTGCATCACCCGCACCAATGCCGTGAACCATGCCGTAAACGCGCTGGTTGCATGGGATTTCGACCGCCTGCTGGACGAAGCCCGCGCCGCTGAGGCCGCGCTGACCAGCGGCGCGCCGCTTGGCGCGGTGCATGGCCTGCCCTTTGGCGTCAAGGATATGATCGATGTGGCGGGCCTGCCCACGACCTTTGGCTCGACCATCTATCGCGACAATGTGGCGACGAAGGACAGTGCGATCGTGGCGCAGATGCGGGCGGCGGGCGGCGGTGTGCTGGGCAAGACCAACAACCCCGAATTCAGCGCGGGCGGCAATACGCGCAATGCGGTTTACGGCGTGACCGCGAACCCGTTTGACCTGACCAAAACCTGCGCCGGTTCCTCGGGTGGATCGGCGGTGGCGCTGGCGGTTGGTATGGCGCCGCTGTGTACCGGATCGGATACGGGCGGCAGCCTGCGCAATCCGGCCGCCTTTTGCGGTGTCGTCGGCTTTCGTCCCTCGCCGGGCGTGGTACCGGGCACGACGCGGGGGCCGGCACTGATTCCGCTGCCGACATCGGGACCAATGGGGCGCACGGTCGCGGACGTTGGCCTGATGCTGTCGGTGATGGCCACGCCCGACCGCTCTGACCCCTATACATTTGTCACGGATGGCAAGACGCCGTGGAATCCCGCCGATTTCACCCGCCTGCCGCGCGTCGACCTGGGCCGCCTGAAGGTCGCAATGACCGAGGATTACGGCTTTTCCCTGACCCAGAATGTCGTGCGCGAGGCGTTTCGCGCCCGCTGCGAAGCGCTGGCGCCGCAGTTCGGGCAATTGGACGCCGCCACCCCCGATTGCACCAACGCCGATCGCATCTTTGCGGTACTGCGCGCGGTGATGATGCTCAGCGGTCACGCCACGAATATGGCCAATCATGCCGATCAGATGGGCCCCAATGTCACCGATAACTGGAACGAGGGCCTGAGCTATTCCGCGCAGGATGTGGCGCAGGCCCTGTCGATGCAGGGGGCCTATTACCGCAATTGGCAGCTATTCTTTGAAGACTATGATTACGTCATCTCGCCCGCGGTGACCGTCTCGCCCTTTGACTGGCGCGATCTGTATCCGCAGGACATCGACGGCGTGAAAACCCAAAGCTATTATCACTGGCTGTCGCAGGCCTATGCCTCGACCATCGCGGGGCACCCCTCGATCAGCCTGCCGCTGGGGCGCGATGCGCTGGGGCTGCCGTTCGGGTTCCAGATCGTCGGGCGCCGCGGTGATGATCTGGGCGTGCTGGCCGTCGCCGCCGAGATCGAGGCTTTGTTCGCGGGCGACGCCACCTTTGGCCGGCCCAAAGCCGATATCGAAATGCTGAAAGCCGCGCCGCCGCTGTCGCAACAGGACGGTTTCCTCGGCTTTGCCTAG
- a CDS encoding NAD(P)/FAD-dependent oxidoreductase: MAQSDVIVLGAGMVGTSTALALQQRGRNVLLLDRRPAGRETSYGNAGLIQIEAALPMEMPRALSELWRIARKQGNDINWHLNAMPEHASALLRYWLASSPARLREIGKTWSQLTWRAGDDHAPLIAAAGADHLIRKGGFRIGFSTEAAFDRSTREAQSFAAEYGRGLRLLDGDTLAAEEPALTRPFVGALQWTDTWACRNPGALVAAYAALFEARGGQFEMSEVKSITPTAHGWSVQVDGARHEAPEIVIAAGPWSARLVAPLGYRVQILRKRGYHRHFQGGTPLNMMFSHAESRSVVVPMEQGNRVLTGAEIARENAPPTPVQLDRAEAAARTYMNLGSAVENMPWYGNRPCMPDMLPLAGKASRHNGLWLHFGHGHQGFTLGPTTSAVLADQMTTGVAAFPALSPARLGL; this comes from the coding sequence ATGGCTCAGTCAGATGTCATTGTTCTGGGGGCGGGCATGGTCGGCACGTCGACCGCGCTGGCCCTGCAGCAACGGGGCCGCAACGTCCTGTTGCTGGACCGGCGGCCCGCCGGTCGTGAAACCAGCTATGGAAACGCCGGCCTGATCCAGATCGAGGCCGCGCTGCCGATGGAAATGCCGCGCGCTTTGTCCGAACTGTGGCGGATCGCGCGCAAGCAGGGCAATGACATCAACTGGCACCTGAATGCCATGCCCGAACATGCCAGCGCACTGCTGCGTTATTGGTTGGCCTCGTCCCCCGCGCGTCTGCGCGAGATCGGCAAGACCTGGTCGCAGCTGACATGGCGCGCGGGCGATGATCACGCGCCCCTCATCGCGGCGGCGGGCGCGGATCATCTGATCCGCAAAGGCGGCTTTCGCATCGGCTTTTCGACCGAGGCCGCTTTTGACCGCAGCACGCGCGAGGCGCAAAGCTTTGCCGCCGAATACGGTCGCGGACTGCGCCTGCTGGACGGCGATACGCTGGCGGCCGAGGAGCCGGCGCTGACCCGCCCCTTCGTCGGCGCGCTGCAATGGACGGACACTTGGGCCTGCCGCAACCCCGGCGCGCTGGTCGCGGCCTATGCCGCCTTGTTCGAGGCGCGCGGCGGCCAGTTCGAAATGTCCGAGGTTAAATCCATCACCCCCACCGCGCATGGCTGGTCGGTGCAGGTCGATGGCGCCCGGCATGAGGCGCCCGAGATCGTCATCGCCGCAGGCCCGTGGTCTGCGCGCCTTGTCGCGCCCTTGGGCTATCGCGTGCAGATCCTGCGCAAGCGCGGCTATCACCGTCATTTTCAGGGCGGCACGCCGCTGAACATGATGTTCTCGCATGCCGAAAGCCGCTCGGTCGTGGTGCCGATGGAACAGGGCAACCGCGTCCTGACCGGGGCCGAGATCGCGCGCGAAAACGCGCCCCCGACCCCCGTGCAGCTTGACCGCGCCGAAGCAGCGGCCCGCACCTATATGAATCTGGGCAGCGCAGTGGAAAACATGCCGTGGTATGGCAACCGCCCCTGTATGCCCGACATGCTGCCTCTGGCCGGAAAAGCCAGCCGCCACAACGGCTTGTGGCTGCATTTCGGCCATGGCCATCAGGGCTTTACCCTGGGCCCGACGACCAGTGCGGTGCTGGCCGATCAGATGACCACGGGCGTTGCGGCGTTTCCCGCCCTCTCGCCCGCGCGCCTTGGACTTTAG
- a CDS encoding RidA family protein, whose product MSIPLSKIRQIGDTYYLSGELGFVKDDQPVEGITAQTTLTLERIAVTLATVGLTPDDVVSAACYLTDPADFAAFNAAYAPFFPGEKPTRTTIVCTLVVASALVEITVIAQKKAA is encoded by the coding sequence ATGTCCATTCCCCTGTCCAAAATCCGCCAGATCGGCGATACCTATTACCTGTCGGGCGAGCTTGGCTTTGTCAAAGACGACCAGCCGGTCGAGGGGATCACCGCCCAGACGACCCTGACGCTGGAGCGGATCGCGGTCACGCTCGCGACTGTTGGACTGACCCCCGATGATGTCGTCAGCGCCGCCTGCTATCTGACCGACCCCGCCGATTTCGCGGCTTTTAACGCCGCCTATGCGCCGTTCTTCCCCGGTGAAAAGCCGACCCGCACGACGATTGTCTGCACGCTGGTCGTCGCCAGCGCCCTCGTGGAAATCACTGTCATCGCACAAAAGAAAGCAGCATAG
- a CDS encoding dipeptide ABC transporter ATP-binding protein, which yields MTDTVLSITGLTLALPPGADRPHAVEDLSFDIRPNEIVCIIGESGSGKSITSFATMGLLPKMLKPKAGQILFEGRDMLSLSEAEHAKLRGNRMAMIFQEPMSALNPCYTVGDQIEEVFAAHTSLSKQQRRAKTMALLDEVRLPDPQRIYHSFPHQLSGGQRQRIVIAIALALDPSLLIADEPTTALDVTTQAQILAMFRDLKARRGAGIMFITHDFDVVAEVADRVVVMQRGRVVEQGTVDAVLNHPTHPYTRQLIDAVPRRTASDARPLPDSDLALQVVGLEKTFHIPRTMFTPARTVQAVKPTSFDVRRGETLAIVGESGSGKSTLVRCLIRLTEPDDGAVLIDGVNLMHKLPSEMRAARKDIQIVFQDPYGSLNPRRTIGDQLIEGPINFGVPKAKAIEKALELLRIVRMQPDALNRYPTQFSGGQRQRICIARALMVEPKILIADEAVSALDVSVQKEVLQLLADIRDRMGLTMLFITHDLRVAAQISDSIVVMCKGEAVERGTVAEVFGNPQSDYTKTLLAAMPGQNWELPDLSAATA from the coding sequence ATGACCGACACCGTTCTATCCATCACCGGCCTGACCCTTGCCCTGCCGCCGGGGGCCGACCGCCCCCATGCGGTCGAGGATCTCAGCTTTGACATCCGCCCCAATGAGATCGTCTGCATCATCGGCGAATCCGGCTCGGGCAAGTCGATCACCTCCTTCGCGACGATGGGCCTGCTGCCCAAAATGCTAAAGCCAAAGGCCGGCCAGATCCTGTTTGAGGGCCGCGATATGCTGTCCCTGTCCGAGGCCGAGCACGCCAAACTGCGCGGCAACCGCATGGCGATGATCTTTCAAGAGCCGATGTCCGCGCTGAACCCCTGCTATACGGTCGGTGATCAGATCGAAGAGGTCTTTGCCGCCCATACCAGCCTGTCGAAACAGCAGCGCCGCGCAAAAACCATGGCCCTGCTGGACGAGGTGCGCCTGCCCGATCCGCAGCGCATCTATCACAGCTTTCCGCATCAATTGTCGGGCGGCCAACGGCAGCGGATCGTCATTGCCATCGCGCTTGCGCTTGATCCCAGCCTGCTGATCGCGGACGAGCCGACCACCGCGCTGGATGTGACCACGCAGGCGCAGATCCTGGCGATGTTCCGCGATCTAAAGGCGCGGCGCGGTGCGGGGATCATGTTCATCACACATGACTTTGACGTGGTGGCCGAGGTCGCGGATCGCGTCGTGGTGATGCAACGCGGCCGCGTGGTTGAACAGGGCACGGTGGATGCGGTGCTGAACCACCCCACCCATCCCTATACGCGCCAATTGATCGACGCGGTGCCCCGCCGCACGGCAAGCGACGCCCGCCCGCTGCCAGACAGCGATCTGGCCCTGCAGGTCGTGGGGCTGGAAAAGACCTTTCACATCCCGCGCACCATGTTCACCCCCGCCCGCACCGTGCAGGCGGTGAAGCCGACCAGTTTTGACGTGCGGCGCGGCGAGACTTTGGCGATTGTGGGCGAGAGCGGCTCGGGCAAATCGACGCTGGTGCGCTGCCTGATCCGCCTGACGGAGCCCGATGATGGTGCTGTGCTGATCGACGGCGTGAACCTGATGCACAAACTGCCCAGCGAGATGCGCGCCGCCCGCAAAGATATCCAGATCGTCTTTCAGGACCCCTATGGATCGCTGAATCCCCGCCGCACCATTGGCGATCAACTGATCGAGGGACCGATAAATTTCGGCGTGCCAAAGGCCAAAGCGATTGAGAAAGCGCTGGAACTTTTGCGCATCGTGCGGATGCAGCCCGATGCGCTGAACCGCTATCCGACGCAGTTTTCCGGCGGCCAGCGTCAACGCATCTGTATCGCCCGCGCCCTGATGGTCGAGCCGAAAATCCTGATCGCGGACGAGGCGGTCTCGGCCCTTGATGTGTCGGTACAAAAGGAAGTGCTGCAACTCTTGGCCGATATTCGCGACCGCATGGGGCTGACGATGCTGTTCATCACCCATGATTTGCGCGTCGCGGCGCAAATCTCGGATTCCATCGTCGTCATGTGCAAAGGTGAGGCGGTGGAACGCGGCACCGTCGCCGAGGTCTTTGGCAACCCCCAAAGCGATTATACCAAGACCCTGCTGGCCGCGATGCCCGGCCAGAACTGGGAGCTGCCCGACCTCTCTGCAGCGACCGCCTAA
- a CDS encoding ABC transporter permease translates to MSQTANFAAPLDDYSPRKVMLRRALKHRGLMISGAVLLIIVLMALFAPLLSPHDPFKQNLLGRMKPPVFLGGTWANPLGTDALGRDMLSRLLYGARVSLGVGLIAAVMSMIIGTTLGLLAGYFGGRVDQVVQFLINVRLALPAILVALACVSLIGGSLIVVTTVMGLLLWDRFAVVIRSATMQVRQMEYVAAADLLGAPMPRILWKDILPNVANQLIVIASLEMAAAIMMEAGLSFLGLGVQPPTPSWGLMISEGKEMLLFESWMITIPGIALFILVFAINIFGDGLRDVTTPEGRN, encoded by the coding sequence ATGTCACAGACCGCCAATTTCGCTGCACCTTTGGACGATTATTCGCCCCGCAAAGTCATGCTGCGCCGCGCGCTGAAACACCGGGGGCTGATGATCTCGGGCGCGGTGCTGCTGATCATCGTGCTGATGGCGCTGTTTGCGCCGCTGCTGTCGCCGCATGATCCGTTCAAGCAGAACCTGCTGGGCCGGATGAAGCCGCCGGTGTTTTTGGGCGGCACATGGGCGAACCCGCTGGGCACCGATGCGCTGGGGCGCGATATGCTGTCGCGGCTGCTCTATGGTGCGCGCGTGTCGCTGGGTGTCGGGCTGATCGCGGCGGTGATGTCGATGATCATCGGCACGACGCTGGGTCTGCTGGCCGGATATTTCGGGGGCCGCGTCGATCAGGTCGTGCAGTTCCTGATCAACGTGCGCCTTGCCCTGCCCGCCATTTTGGTCGCCCTCGCCTGCGTCTCGCTGATTGGCGGATCGCTGATCGTGGTGACGACGGTCATGGGCCTGCTGCTGTGGGATCGCTTTGCGGTGGTGATCCGATCCGCCACGATGCAGGTGCGACAGATGGAATATGTCGCCGCCGCTGACCTGCTTGGCGCGCCGATGCCGCGGATTTTGTGGAAAGATATCCTGCCCAATGTCGCGAACCAGTTGATCGTCATCGCCTCGTTGGAAATGGCGGCTGCGATCATGATGGAGGCGGGTCTGTCGTTTCTGGGTCTTGGCGTGCAGCCGCCGACGCCATCCTGGGGTCTGATGATTTCCGAGGGCAAGGAAATGCTGCTGTTCGAAAGCTGGATGATCACGATCCCCGGTATCGCTTTGTTCATTCTGGTCTTTGCCATCAATATCTTTGGCGACGGCCTGCGCGATGTCACCACTCCCGAGGGGCGCAACTGA
- a CDS encoding ABC transporter permease translates to MLKLIATKLMMAALVALTVSAISFSLVYMAGDPAISLAGENSTAEDIRIIRERYGFDRPVVVQYLDWVWSALRGDLGTSHYFNQPVSEIIMDRLGTTVTLGVSAIILALVIALPLGVVAAVRPNSWIDRLAVFFAVVGEAIPSFWFGLLLIVIFAINLGVLPASGSSTWQSFVLPTIVLGYFAAPALMRLTRAGMIDVLSSDYIRTAKAKGLKPRKILFKHALRNAVIPVVSLAAVQMGFMLGGSVVVETVFALHGAGFLAWQSISRNDLPVMQALILMFSMFYIVFTFLADVLNAWLDPRLRGG, encoded by the coding sequence ATGCTAAAACTTATCGCGACAAAACTTATGATGGCGGCGCTGGTGGCGCTGACTGTCTCGGCGATCAGCTTTTCGCTGGTCTATATGGCGGGCGATCCGGCGATTTCACTGGCGGGCGAGAATTCCACCGCCGAGGATATCCGCATCATCCGTGAACGCTATGGCTTTGATCGGCCGGTGGTGGTGCAATATCTGGACTGGGTCTGGTCCGCACTTCGCGGCGATCTGGGCACCAGCCATTATTTCAACCAGCCGGTGTCCGAGATTATCATGGACCGCCTTGGCACCACCGTTACGCTGGGCGTCAGCGCGATCATTCTGGCGCTGGTCATCGCCCTGCCCTTGGGCGTTGTCGCCGCAGTACGGCCCAATTCCTGGATCGACCGGCTGGCGGTATTCTTTGCCGTCGTGGGCGAGGCGATCCCCAGTTTCTGGTTCGGCCTGCTGCTGATCGTCATTTTCGCCATCAACCTGGGCGTGCTGCCAGCGTCGGGGTCTAGCACATGGCAAAGCTTTGTCTTGCCAACCATCGTTCTGGGCTATTTCGCCGCCCCCGCCCTGATGCGCCTGACGCGCGCGGGCATGATCGACGTGCTGTCATCCGACTATATCCGCACCGCCAAGGCCAAGGGGCTGAAGCCGCGCAAGATCCTGTTCAAACATGCGCTGCGCAATGCGGTGATACCGGTCGTCAGCCTTGCGGCGGTGCAGATGGGGTTCATGCTGGGCGGATCGGTCGTCGTGGAAACCGTCTTTGCGCTGCACGGCGCCGGGTTCCTCGCATGGCAGTCGATCTCGCGCAATGACCTGCCGGTGATGCAGGCGCTGATCTTGATGTTTTCGATGTTCTACATCGTCTTTACCTTTCTTGCGGACGTGCTGAACGCATGGCTCGACCCGCGCCTCAGAGGAGGCTGA
- a CDS encoding ABC transporter substrate-binding protein, giving the protein MTAAFLASLPAAVLADKTDDTLDIVFTKDLDNPDIYFSTAREATLVGFSVFDALVYRDPITNEYVGNLATEWSWLDDLTLEMKLREGVTFHNGEAFTASDVAYTVNTMKEAVAPGALTSMRWIDSVEVVDDFTVRFHAGAPFPAAMDYIAQGITIYPEDYYSEVGSAGFARQPIGTGPYQFQSITPGQGFTLVANEAYFDGPKSRAQIGTVNVRTIPDVNTQLAEMMTGNADLLWQVPDDQAAQMARRDDLEVVQASTMRIGYITMDAVGRNMAEGPFRDPRVRQAVYHAIDRTAIRDALMSPAAQIINSACHPIQFGCYTDVTTHAYDPDQARALLAEAGYPNGFTTKFYAYRDRPLAEAMIGMLAEVGITVEPVFLQYAAAVDAITQNQVPMAFMTWGSGSIGDITASTSRFFNGGDWDDARDPRVIELLNTGDNSISDEARIAAYTEALSIIADEVYWVPLWTYSTNYLLANGLNFTPTEDEIIRFYDIAWD; this is encoded by the coding sequence ATGACAGCGGCTTTCCTTGCATCACTGCCCGCTGCAGTGCTGGCGGATAAGACCGATGACACGCTGGATATCGTCTTTACCAAGGACCTCGATAATCCGGATATCTATTTCAGCACCGCGCGTGAGGCCACTTTGGTCGGCTTTTCCGTGTTTGACGCGCTGGTTTACCGCGATCCGATCACCAATGAATATGTCGGCAATCTGGCCACCGAATGGTCATGGCTGGATGATCTGACGCTGGAAATGAAACTGCGCGAGGGGGTCACCTTTCATAACGGCGAGGCCTTCACCGCCAGCGACGTCGCCTATACCGTCAACACGATGAAAGAGGCGGTTGCCCCCGGCGCGCTGACATCCATGCGCTGGATCGACAGTGTCGAGGTGGTCGACGATTTTACCGTGCGTTTCCACGCCGGCGCGCCCTTCCCCGCCGCGATGGATTACATCGCGCAGGGCATCACCATCTATCCCGAGGATTATTATAGCGAGGTCGGATCGGCCGGTTTTGCCCGTCAGCCAATCGGCACCGGCCCCTATCAGTTCCAGTCGATCACGCCCGGCCAAGGCTTTACGCTGGTGGCCAACGAGGCCTATTTCGACGGGCCTAAATCGCGCGCCCAGATCGGCACCGTGAATGTGCGCACCATCCCCGATGTAAACACCCAGCTGGCCGAGATGATGACCGGCAACGCCGATCTGCTGTGGCAAGTGCCCGATGATCAGGCCGCGCAAATGGCCCGCCGCGATGATCTCGAGGTGGTTCAGGCCTCGACCATGCGGATCGGCTATATCACGATGGATGCTGTGGGCCGTAATATGGCCGAGGGGCCGTTCCGCGATCCGCGCGTGCGGCAGGCCGTCTATCACGCCATCGACCGCACGGCGATCCGCGATGCACTGATGTCGCCCGCCGCGCAGATCATCAATTCGGCCTGCCATCCGATCCAGTTTGGCTGCTATACCGATGTCACGACCCATGCCTATGACCCCGACCAAGCCCGCGCATTGCTGGCCGAGGCTGGCTATCCCAATGGTTTCACAACCAAATTCTATGCCTATCGCGACCGCCCGCTGGCCGAAGCGATGATCGGCATGCTGGCCGAGGTCGGCATCACCGTCGAGCCTGTCTTCTTGCAATATGCCGCCGCCGTCGATGCCATCACGCAAAATCAGGTGCCGATGGCGTTCATGACCTGGGGCTCGGGTTCGATCGGCGATATCACCGCCAGCACCTCGCGCTTTTTCAACGGCGGCGATTGGGATGATGCGCGCGACCCGCGCGTGATCGAACTGCTGAATACTGGCGATAATTCCATCTCGGACGAGGCCCGCATCGCCGCCTATACCGAGGCCCTGAGCATCATCGCCGACGAGGTCTATTGGGTGCCGCTATGGACCTATTCGACCAATTACCTGCTGGCGAACGGGCTGAACTTCACCCCGACCGAGGACGAGATCATCCGTTTTTACGATATCGCCTGGGACTAA